ATACACTAGATCTTGGTAAAGAGTTGAATATAAGCGAGGAAAGGCTATATAAAAATTATGAAGAAATGGCAGAACAAGAACGTAGCAGGCCTGATAAAATAGATTTTGTATCGATAGTGACGCCTAATAAAACGCACTATGAAATTTCAAAAAAATTCCTAGAATGTGGTATTAATGTGATGTGCGAAAAGCCTTTCACTTGTTCATCACAGGAAGCGGAAGAATTACGCATTCTCGCTGAAAAGAACGATTTACTTCTTGGGATTTCTTACTCTTTTACAGGATATTCAATGATTAGATATGCTCGAGAAATGATTAGAAGGGGAGAAATTGGCGAGGTCAGATTTGTTAATGCCCAATACTTATGTGACTGGATGGCTAAAGTACCCTTTAGAGGGAAAAACAAGCAGCAAGATTGGAGATCCGATCCAAAATTATCAGGAATATCTAACTGCGTAGCAGATATCGGGTCTCATGTTGAAAACCTTATATATTATATAACGGGGCTAAGGGTTGAATCATTAAGTGCTAGAATTGATCATTTTATCGAACAAGATGGACTTGATGATAATGCTTCTATATTAGTAAATTATAACAATGGAGCCAGAGGAATATATTGGACATCGCAAGTAGCCATAGGACACGAAAATAATTTAAATTTTGGCATTTATGGAACAAAAGGTTCAATCGAATGGTCAAGGGAAAATGCGAATTTTTTAAAAGTATCGACAATCGAACAACCCTTTACGATTGTAACTCGAGGAAATGCGCATATTAATGACTACATAAAACAAGATTACGTAACACCTGGTGGACACACCGAAGGTTACATAGATGCCTTCGGTAGGATTTATGACAAGTTTATCTCTTCCATAATTCAACAAAAAAATTGCCTACAGTTTAATAAAAGTGATTTAGAATTTCAAACTGCTGAATTAGGTATTTCAGGAATGAGATTTATAGAAAAATGCATTGAAAGTGCTATTCACGAAGGTGTTTGGGTAAATTTATAAGGTTAAT
The sequence above is a segment of the Acetomicrobium thermoterrenum DSM 13490 genome. Coding sequences within it:
- a CDS encoding Gfo/Idh/MocA family protein, with the translated sequence MSYLVTYGMVGGSKKGQIGKVHRKAINLHGKAKIVCGAFSRNFNDTLDLGKELNISEERLYKNYEEMAEQERSRPDKIDFVSIVTPNKTHYEISKKFLECGINVMCEKPFTCSSQEAEELRILAEKNDLLLGISYSFTGYSMIRYAREMIRRGEIGEVRFVNAQYLCDWMAKVPFRGKNKQQDWRSDPKLSGISNCVADIGSHVENLIYYITGLRVESLSARIDHFIEQDGLDDNASILVNYNNGARGIYWTSQVAIGHENNLNFGIYGTKGSIEWSRENANFLKVSTIEQPFTIVTRGNAHINDYIKQDYVTPGGHTEGYIDAFGRIYDKFISSIIQQKNCLQFNKSDLEFQTAELGISGMRFIEKCIESAIHEGVWVNL